Proteins encoded by one window of Gopherus evgoodei ecotype Sinaloan lineage unplaced genomic scaffold, rGopEvg1_v1.p scaffold_32_arrow_ctg1, whole genome shotgun sequence:
- the LOC115640853 gene encoding killer cell lectin-like receptor subfamily F member 1 isoform X2 has translation MAGEVVYADLNIPGACLPRSSQPHNFHQCPHWHQLVLKIGAAGYVVLLMTIIVLSVWVFQGSSGSGLAAEGEAAPERPRNESKCIASLEKLSYLKQHLCDPPQSSSTEGSRCVLCPRYWLPYKGKCYWVSKETRMWNSSHEDCITKRSHLLVTQDQEEMDYIQTITSEKNSVWIGLNFKSPERTWIWVDGSSFNENLFPRVGRPSERDCGVLKRNQIASETCSAELKWICQKDALLI, from the exons ATTTCCATCAGTGTCCACACTGGCATCAACTTGTCTTAAAGATCGGAGCGGCTGGGTACGTTGTCCTGCTGATGACAATCATAGTGCTGAGTGTTTGGG TTTTTCAGGGCTCCTCAGGGAGTGGACTGGCCGCTGAAGGTGAGGCGGCCCCCGAGAGACCCAGAAATGAAAGTAAATGCATCGCCAGCCTGGAGAAATTGTCTTATCTGAAACAGCACCTGTGTGACCCACCCCAAAGCAGCTCAACAG AGGGCTCCAGGTGTGTACTTTGCCCCAGGTACTGGCTGCCATACAAGGGAAAATGTTACTGGGTGTCTAAAGAAACTAGAATGTGGAACAGCAGCCATGAGGACTGCATAACAAAGAGGTCTCATTTACTGGTGACCCAGGACCAGGAGGAGATG GATTACATACAGACAATCACATCCGAGAAAAATTCTGTTTGGATCGGATTAAACTTTAAATCTCCTGAGAGGACATGGATTTGGGTAGACGGCTCCTCCTTCAATGAAAACCT GTTCCCCAGAGTAGGGAGGCCCAGTGAAAGAGACTGCGGGGTGTTAAAAAGAAACCAGATTGCGTCGGAAACCTGCAGCGCTGAATTAAAATGGATTTGCCAGAAAGATGCGCTCCTGATATAA
- the LOC115640882 gene encoding C-type lectin domain family 2 member D-like, whose amino-acid sequence MYNGLGICKEQQLDMPLNSNGDQERGKEPGYGFRKTRPLKILATVTVTVLILGLISTAAALAVRTAEPCLDCANVPSCPDGWVGYQRQCYFFSEDERNWTASQSYCSSHSASLAGIDSGLEMTFLLRYKGSVYHWIGLRKEPSQSWKWPNGIEFDNRFEVRGGGNCAYLNDIGVSSSNCETEKNWICARPDRCGKRKENSLEGTEKQ is encoded by the exons ATGTACAATGGCCTGGGGATCTGTAAGGAACAGCAGCTGGACATGCCCCTTAATAGCAATGGAGACCAAGAGCGAGGAAAGGAACCAG GTTACGGATTCAGGAAAACTAGACCACTTAAAATCCTTGCAACAGTCACAGTCACAGTCCTTATCTTGGGTTTAATCTCTACTGCAGCTGCCCTGGCAG TCAGAACCGCTGAACCATGTTTGGACTGTGCAAATGTCCCATCGTGCCCGGATGGCTGGGTCGGCTACCAAAGACAGTGCTACTTCTTCTCTGAGGACGAAAGGAATTGGACCGCCAGCCAGAGCTACTGCTCTTCACACAGCGCCTCCCTGGCTGGGATTGACAGTGGCCTGGAGATG ACGTTCCTTCTGCGGTACAAAGGCAGCGTTTACCATTGGATTGGCCTCAGAAAGGAGCCCAGTCAGTCTTGGAAGTGGCCCAACGGCATTGAATTTGACAACCG GTTCGAAGTAAGGGGAGGAGGAAACTGTGCATATCTGAATGACATAGGCGTCAGCTCGTCAAACTGTGAGACGGAAAAGAACTGGATCTGTGCCAGACCTGATCGATGCGGGAAACGAAAAGAGAATAGTTTGGAAGGGACGGAAAAGCAGTGA